A single genomic interval of Zingiber officinale cultivar Zhangliang chromosome 4A, Zo_v1.1, whole genome shotgun sequence harbors:
- the LOC121973688 gene encoding uncharacterized protein LOC121973688: MDRSSRPAATYAAIAASYSNAAASYSTGAAAYLANGPVGRKTAAAGYAASASAYAASAAAYAASAAAYAADDEAEADDPLGDPSAAASSVAVLAVDLAVVPAADPVDDLNNPPADPVAGPVVVSANNLRR, from the coding sequence ATGGATCGCAGCAGCCGACCTGCCGCGACCTACGCAGCCATCGCCGCGAGCTACTCAAACGCCGCCGCGAGCTACTCAACCGGCGCAGCAGCCTACCTAGCTAATGGTCCCGTCGGCCGTAAAACTGCCGCCGCGGGCTATGCAGCTTCCGCCTCGGCCTATGCAGCTTCCGCCGCGGCCTATGCAGCTTCTGCCGCGGCCTACGCAGCCGACGACGAGGCGGAAGCTGACGACCCCCTCGGCGACCCATCTGCCGCCGCGTCGTCCGTCGCCGTCCTCGCCGTCGACCTCGCCGTCGTCCCCGCCGCCGACCCCGTCGACGACCTCAACAACCCCCCCGCCGACCCCGTCGCCGGCCCCGTCGTCGTCTCCGCCAACAACCTCCGCCGCTGA